Below is a genomic region from Petrotoga sp. 9PW.55.5.1.
TTCGAGGAAGGGGAATTAAACCGACTACCCCGTCTGCAGCATAAAACGCCGCTGGTGCGGTTTTATTTTATATCCTTTGAGTAAATTAGCAATTCATCTCTTTTGTACCAACCAGTTTTTTCCCAGAATGTTTTCCCTAATTCGTTTTCATAATAAACAAAAAGGTGACATTTTATTATGCCCCTTTTTTTTAAATTTCTTAACACTATTTCCACTAACTGTTTTCCAATGCCACTTCTTCTGTATTCTTTGTCGACTGCAAGGTGATAGAGGTATCCTCGCCTGCCATCTTCACCACATAAAATTGTTCCTATTATTTTTTCTTCCTCTTCGCAAACATAATTTAACCCTTGATTCTTATTCAAGAATTTTTCTATATTTTCTTTTGTATCAGAATCACTGAGACCCATACCTTTAGTATTTTCCCATAAATGATACATTTGATCGTAATCTTTTATTGTTGCTTCTCTATAAATTTTATTCATTTAGTAA
It encodes:
- a CDS encoding GNAT family N-acetyltransferase, with product MNKIYREATIKDYDQMYHLWENTKGMGLSDSDTKENIEKFLNKNQGLNYVCEEEEKIIGTILCGEDGRRGYLYHLAVDKEYRRSGIGKQLVEIVLRNLKKRGIIKCHLFVYYENELGKTFWEKTGWYKRDELLIYSKDIK